A region of Pseudopipra pipra isolate bDixPip1 chromosome 10, bDixPip1.hap1, whole genome shotgun sequence DNA encodes the following proteins:
- the LOC135419877 gene encoding aquaporin-12-like produces the protein MWHFPGLSGCATFAYTELYKEELRELPLLLPRVWSGLSPSTALTMDTLNVSIAFFFLVVGMCQVLRWLSKRLLSPRAYGCLARELAGSLQLCMSCLELRMLMEIGPWGGGFGLDTVLTLLFLLFAVHGASFDGASANPTVSVQEFLLLESSLAATAAKLLAQGVGTGAGWAVTKLFWSWELTQFHFIQSLISSECSSSIHTSLPHAALVEGTCSFLFHLVLLKSRQSHPLCRVPALAATVTFLTYTAGSFTGAFFNPALATATTFHCTGNSFWDYIQVYWLGPLAGMFAALLLYQGNIPRLFQKNLLYSQKSKYKIPKVKVTVHEEGDEPKRKRKGGKSNSEPCA, from the exons ATGTGGCATTTCCCAGGCCTGTCAGGCTGTGCCACGTTTGCTTACACGGAGCTTTATAAAGAGGAGCTGCGGGAGcttcctctgctccttcccagggTTTGGTCCGGActctcccccagcacagccctcactATGGACACCCTCAATGTctccattgctttttttttcctggttgttGGGATGTGCCAGGTGCTCAGGTGGCTTTCCAAGAGGCTCCTGTCTCCCAGAGCATATGGCTGCCTTGCCAGAGAACTTGCTGGCTCGTTACAGCTGTGCATGAGCTGCCTGGAGCTGAGGATGCTGATGGAGATCGGCCCATGGGGGGGTGGCTTTGGCCTGGACACGGTCTTGACtctgctcttccttctcttcgCTGTTCATGGCGCCTCTTTTGATGGAGCATCTGCCAACCCAACTGTCTCTGTCCAGGAGTTCCTGCTGCTCGAGTCCAGTCTCGCAGCCACAGCTGCCAAGCTGCTGGCCCAGGGCGTGGGCACGGGGGCAGGCTGGGCTGTCACCAAGCTCTTCTGGTCCTGGGAGCTGACACAGTTCCACTTCATCCAGAGCCTGATCTCATCGGAGTGCAGCTCCTCCATCCACACCTCCCTGCCCCACGCTGCCCTCGTGGAAGGCACCTGCTCTTTCCTGTTCCACCTCGTCCTCCTCAAGTCACGTCAGAGTCACCCCCTCTGCCGGGTCCCTGCGCTGGCAGCGACCGTCACCTTCCTGACCTACACAG CCGGATCATTCACAGGGGCCTTCTTCAACCCTGCCCTGGCCACAGCCACCACCTTccactgcacagggaacagcTTCTGGGACTACATCCAGGTTTACTGGCTGGGGCCCCTCGCAG GGATGTTTGCTGCCCTCCTGCTGTACCAGGGCAACATCCCACGGCTCTTCCAGAAAAACCTCCTCTACAGCCAGAAGAGCAAATACAAGATACCCAAGGTGAAGGTGACAGTGCACGAGGAGGGTGATGAAccgaagaggaagaggaagggggggaagAGCAACTCTGAGCCTTGTGCCTGA